A window of the Alnus glutinosa chromosome 4, dhAlnGlut1.1, whole genome shotgun sequence genome harbors these coding sequences:
- the LOC133865626 gene encoding uncharacterized protein LOC133865626 → MEEIQAELQAERARNDLLEQRLRQVEVFMSSMGASAPCLGTPSPAHVGSTSSVSSASAGNSTTVGTLSPVGRRLSQHSIVATPSPATPFLAQQSPVGENTPGTVPPHSQGRPSDL, encoded by the exons atggaagagatccaagcggagctacaggctgagcgagcgaggaatgacctgttggagcagcgcctgcgacaggttgaggtcttcatgtcctccatgggagcatcagcaccatgtcttggtacgccttcacctgcacacgtaggtagtacgtcgtctgttagtagtgcatctgcag gtaattcgacaacggttggtacgttgtcgcctgttggacgacggctgagccagcattccattgtcgctacaccttcgcccgctacaccattccttgcgcagcaatcgccggttggcgagaacacgcctgggacggtacctcctcattcgcagggacgcccttcagatttgtag